From a region of the Apibacter sp. B3706 genome:
- the porV gene encoding type IX secretion system outer membrane channel protein PorV: MKKRILILTLLLFSAFKAQNRNYAIVTGAPFLRISPDARSGGLGDQGVATSPDGFSQFWNPSKYVFGTSYSGVGLSYTPYMNKLTSDVFLLNGTFYTFLGEEERSTLAASIYYFNMGEIQLNELLGNNIVEKGISKPNEFALDVSYGLKLADVYSMAVTARYVRSDLFNNVDNSSAQTKAANTFAVDVTGYFQSEKSSSFGNYEGRWRAGWGLFNMGPKLDYSDSKENSSYLPTNLRLGVGYDLYFDDDNKLGLTFEATKLLVPAPEEVKNPDGSITYQVPDKSFISGMFKSFSNKDVGKEITYSIAGEYTFNNAFAFRTGYFYENPDKGGRQYVTLGAGLKYQSFGIDFSYLITTSSVNNALDNTLRFGLTWDFGGDATNAYDNY; the protein is encoded by the coding sequence ATGAAAAAAAGAATTTTAATTCTGACGTTGTTATTATTTAGCGCCTTTAAGGCTCAGAATAGAAATTACGCCATAGTCACCGGAGCACCCTTTTTAAGAATATCACCGGATGCTCGTTCTGGCGGTTTAGGTGATCAAGGGGTGGCAACGTCACCCGATGGGTTTTCCCAATTTTGGAACCCTTCAAAATATGTTTTTGGAACTAGTTATTCCGGAGTAGGTCTTTCATATACTCCCTATATGAATAAACTAACTAGCGATGTATTTTTATTAAACGGAACTTTTTATACATTCCTCGGTGAAGAAGAAAGAAGCACATTAGCCGCAAGTATTTATTATTTCAACATGGGTGAAATCCAACTTAACGAATTATTGGGAAATAACATTGTTGAAAAAGGTATTTCTAAACCTAATGAATTTGCATTAGATGTGTCTTATGGACTTAAATTAGCGGATGTATATTCCATGGCGGTTACCGCAAGGTATGTTCGTTCCGATTTATTTAACAATGTTGATAATTCATCTGCCCAAACAAAGGCTGCCAATACATTTGCAGTTGATGTAACAGGATATTTCCAATCTGAAAAAAGCAGTTCTTTCGGCAATTATGAAGGAAGATGGAGAGCTGGTTGGGGATTATTTAATATGGGACCTAAATTAGATTACTCTGACAGCAAAGAAAATTCCAGCTATTTGCCTACTAATTTAAGATTAGGTGTGGGTTATGACCTATATTTCGATGACGATAATAAATTGGGATTGACTTTTGAAGCTACAAAATTACTTGTTCCTGCACCCGAAGAAGTTAAAAATCCCGACGGTAGCATAACATATCAAGTTCCCGATAAAAGTTTTATTTCCGGAATGTTTAAATCATTTAGTAATAAAGATGTGGGCAAAGAAATTACGTACAGTATTGCTGGTGAATATACTTTCAATAACGCATTTGCTTTTCGTACCGGTTATTTCTACGAAAATCCTGACAAAGGAGGAAGACAATATGTAACACTGGGAGCAGGTCTTAAATATCAATCGTTCGGTATTGATTTTTCTTATCTGATTACAACTTCAAGTGTTAATAATGCTTTAGACAATACATTACGATTTGGATTGACGTGGGATTTTGGTGGTGATGCAACCAATGCTTACGACAATTATTAA
- a CDS encoding FKBP-type peptidyl-prolyl cis-trans isomerase, with translation MKFLNIAIIYSFCIGILFSCQKKEIFLPVTNSKSAYGKKLLENSKAREDKERDFLQNWISKREDSLHVKFVPTSSGIWIRFISHKKSPQPKNNSWIKYSAEIKTLSGDVIYSFDEFGEKQGVLGKFKEIRGIESALYMMEKGDIAEIVLPSFTAYGLYGDENKIGSNVPLLVTLTLIDVKPLSK, from the coding sequence ATGAAATTTCTTAACATTGCAATTATATACTCATTTTGTATAGGCATTTTATTCTCGTGTCAGAAAAAAGAAATTTTCCTTCCGGTTACTAATTCAAAATCTGCATATGGCAAAAAATTATTAGAAAACTCTAAAGCTAGAGAAGATAAGGAAAGGGATTTCTTGCAAAACTGGATTAGTAAACGAGAGGATTCTTTACATGTAAAATTTGTGCCTACTTCTTCGGGTATTTGGATTCGATTTATTTCACATAAAAAATCTCCACAACCTAAAAATAATAGTTGGATTAAATATTCTGCTGAAATAAAAACACTTTCAGGAGATGTAATTTATTCTTTTGATGAGTTTGGTGAAAAGCAGGGAGTTTTAGGAAAATTTAAAGAGATAAGAGGAATTGAGTCAGCATTGTACATGATGGAGAAAGGGGATATAGCTGAAATAGTCCTCCCCTCCTTCACTGCCTATGGTTTATATGGTGATGAAAATAAAATTGGATCTAATGTACCCCTCTTAGTAACCCTTACTTTAATCGACGTTAAACCTTTATCGAAATGA
- the atpD gene encoding F0F1 ATP synthase subunit beta → MVTENKGKISQVIGPVIDVVFDDVEQLPNIYDALEVIKDNDEPNLVLEVEQHIGQDTVRCIAMDATDGLYRGQEVIATNKPITVPIGEEINGRLFNVIGKAIDGIGDVPKTHELPIHRPSPNFEDISTSAEVLYTGIKVIDLIEPYSKGGKIGLFGGAGVGKTVLIQELINNIAKGHGGLSVFAGVGERTREGNDLLREMLESKIISYGDEFMKSMEEGGWDLSKVDFEALKSSKVAFVFGQMNEPPGARARVALSGLTLAEYYRDGLGAGKGRDVLFFIDNIFRFTQAGSEVSALLGRMPSAVGYQPTLASEMGALQERITSTKNGSITSVQAVYVPADDLTDPAPATTFAYLDATTVLDRKIASLGIYPAVDPLQSTSRILSPEILGNDHYECAQNVKEILQRYKALQDIIAILGMEELSEEDKLVVYRARKVQRFLSQPFHVAEQFTGTPGALVDIKDTIKGFNMILNGELDQYPEAAFNLKGTIEEVIEHGERLLAELKK, encoded by the coding sequence ATGGTAACGGAAAATAAAGGTAAAATATCTCAGGTAATAGGTCCGGTTATAGACGTTGTTTTTGATGATGTAGAACAACTTCCCAATATATATGATGCTCTAGAAGTTATTAAAGATAACGACGAACCCAATTTAGTACTGGAAGTTGAGCAACATATAGGTCAAGATACAGTTAGATGTATCGCTATGGATGCTACTGATGGCTTATATCGAGGTCAGGAAGTTATAGCAACCAATAAACCTATAACGGTTCCTATCGGTGAAGAAATTAACGGGCGTTTATTCAACGTTATCGGAAAAGCTATTGATGGTATCGGTGATGTACCCAAAACCCATGAATTACCTATACACAGGCCTTCTCCGAATTTTGAAGATATTTCTACTTCTGCAGAAGTATTATATACCGGTATTAAAGTTATCGATCTAATTGAGCCTTATTCCAAAGGAGGTAAAATTGGACTTTTCGGAGGTGCGGGAGTTGGTAAAACCGTATTGATTCAAGAATTGATTAACAATATTGCTAAAGGACACGGTGGGTTATCTGTATTTGCCGGTGTTGGAGAACGAACTCGTGAAGGTAATGACCTATTACGGGAAATGTTGGAATCTAAAATTATCTCGTATGGAGATGAATTTATGAAATCCATGGAAGAAGGCGGATGGGACCTTTCAAAAGTTGATTTTGAAGCTTTAAAATCATCGAAAGTTGCCTTTGTTTTTGGTCAAATGAATGAACCTCCCGGTGCTCGTGCCAGAGTGGCTCTATCCGGTTTAACTTTAGCTGAATATTATCGAGACGGTTTAGGAGCCGGAAAAGGTCGGGATGTATTGTTTTTCATAGATAATATTTTCCGTTTTACTCAAGCCGGATCGGAAGTTTCTGCTTTATTAGGACGTATGCCTTCTGCGGTAGGGTATCAACCTACCTTAGCCAGTGAAATGGGTGCACTTCAAGAAAGAATTACCTCAACTAAAAACGGTTCTATTACATCTGTTCAAGCGGTTTATGTTCCGGCAGACGACTTAACAGACCCTGCCCCTGCAACTACATTTGCCTATTTAGATGCAACTACTGTATTAGACAGGAAAATTGCTTCATTGGGTATCTATCCGGCCGTAGATCCACTACAATCTACTTCGCGAATTCTTTCTCCTGAAATTTTAGGAAATGATCACTATGAATGTGCTCAAAATGTTAAGGAAATCCTTCAAAGATATAAAGCATTACAAGATATTATTGCCATCTTAGGTATGGAAGAATTAAGTGAAGAAGATAAATTAGTGGTTTATCGAGCTAGAAAAGTACAAAGATTCCTTTCACAACCTTTCCATGTTGCAGAACAGTTTACGGGAACTCCCGGTGCATTAGTGGATATTAAAGACACCATTAAAGGGTTTAATATGATTCTTAACGGAGAATTAGATCAATATCCGGAAGCTGCCTTTAACTTGAAAGGAACTATCGAAGAAGTTATTGAACATGGCGAAAGACTATTAGCTGAACTAAAAAAATAA
- a CDS encoding DHH family phosphoesterase, translating to MFTPEKLNELKQLIKTKKNILILAHQNPDGDAIGSSLGLYHFLRYLGVQSTIIVPNEFPKFLKWLPEAKNIIIGEYRVKFVEIAFRNADLIFCLDFNTSSRINQLETKLNESRAIKVLIDHHQNPDNFDYIYSDTSQPATCQMIYKFIDALGEVSKIDEKIATCLYTGILTDTGSFRFRNTTAETHKIISVFLEKGAKPDLIASNIFDCNTPERLKLLGCVLESIELIPNKNTAILYVTRNQLLELGYQKGDTEGFVNYGLSIIGIKFVAFFMEDLQNDFVKISFRSKGNFDVNAFSRSYFNGGGHINAAGGRSDLSLKDSISRFKNIIENEIHEIS from the coding sequence ATGTTTACACCTGAAAAACTCAATGAATTAAAACAATTAATAAAAACAAAAAAAAATATACTCATTTTGGCTCATCAGAATCCGGATGGTGATGCCATTGGTTCTTCTTTAGGATTATATCATTTTTTACGTTACCTTGGAGTTCAATCCACGATAATTGTACCGAATGAATTTCCTAAATTTTTAAAATGGTTGCCGGAAGCCAAAAATATCATCATTGGTGAATATCGGGTAAAATTCGTTGAAATAGCTTTTAGAAATGCAGATTTAATTTTCTGTCTTGATTTCAATACTTCTTCAAGGATTAATCAATTGGAAACAAAATTAAATGAATCAAGAGCCATTAAAGTCTTGATTGATCATCATCAAAACCCGGATAATTTTGATTATATATATTCAGATACTTCTCAACCGGCTACTTGCCAAATGATTTATAAATTTATTGATGCCTTAGGTGAAGTATCAAAAATCGATGAAAAAATAGCAACTTGTCTATATACCGGAATTTTAACTGATACCGGAAGTTTTCGGTTTAGAAATACCACCGCTGAAACTCATAAAATTATATCCGTATTTTTGGAAAAAGGAGCTAAACCGGATCTTATAGCTTCCAATATTTTTGATTGTAATACACCGGAACGACTAAAACTTTTAGGCTGTGTTTTAGAATCCATTGAACTTATTCCTAATAAAAATACTGCAATATTGTATGTAACCAGAAATCAATTGTTAGAATTGGGTTATCAAAAAGGAGATACGGAAGGATTTGTTAATTACGGACTTTCTATTATAGGAATTAAATTTGTTGCATTTTTTATGGAAGATCTGCAAAATGATTTTGTTAAGATTTCTTTCCGTTCCAAAGGTAATTTTGACGTTAACGCGTTTTCTCGAAGCTATTTTAATGGAGGTGGACATATTAATGCTGCCGGTGGCAGAAGTGATCTTTCTTTAAAAGATTCTATTTCAAGATTTAAAAATATAATTGAAAACGAAATCCATGAAATTTCTTAA
- a CDS encoding bifunctional riboflavin kinase/FAD synthetase, with amino-acid sequence MWNYKYTILKLIGVEKKPKKYHIFADNLFSLPVNIHTKNFKVAKENKIILTLGMFDGVHLGHQFVLNYLHDIAIKEGAETAVMTFNPHPRFVLQPTTELKLLTTLNEKIQLLEKFNVQHLFIQEFTKEFSRLSALEFVRDLLVSQLHIHSLVIGYDHQFGNNRDGNYERLQTYSEQFGFTLYKLPSVSGYTSVISSTKIRNKISEGKIAKANEYLGYNFFMQGKVVTGDKIGRTIGFPTANIEIDPHKICPKNGVYYVKVKIKDEFFYGMMNIGMRPTIQGLQKQIEVHILEFDRDLYGKEIEIYFYDRARDEIKFSSLDELKARLILDKKNTQNYFKDLYN; translated from the coding sequence TTGTGGAATTACAAATATACTATTTTAAAGCTTATAGGCGTTGAAAAAAAACCAAAAAAATATCATATTTTTGCAGACAATTTGTTTTCATTACCGGTGAATATTCATACTAAAAATTTTAAAGTAGCTAAAGAAAATAAAATTATACTAACTTTAGGTATGTTCGATGGTGTGCATTTGGGCCATCAGTTTGTTTTAAACTATTTGCATGATATTGCAATTAAAGAGGGAGCTGAAACAGCAGTTATGACATTCAATCCACACCCCCGATTCGTTTTACAACCCACAACTGAACTTAAGCTTTTAACTACTTTAAATGAAAAAATACAACTTTTGGAAAAATTTAATGTGCAGCATTTATTTATACAAGAATTTACGAAAGAGTTTAGCCGGTTAAGTGCCTTAGAATTTGTTAGAGATCTATTGGTATCCCAATTACATATACATTCATTAGTTATTGGTTATGATCATCAATTTGGTAATAATCGAGATGGAAATTACGAACGCTTGCAAACATATTCCGAACAATTTGGATTTACTCTTTACAAACTTCCTTCAGTAAGTGGATATACTTCCGTAATCAGTTCGACTAAAATTAGAAATAAAATTAGCGAAGGTAAAATTGCTAAAGCAAACGAGTATTTAGGATATAATTTTTTCATGCAGGGCAAAGTGGTTACCGGTGATAAGATAGGAAGAACCATCGGTTTTCCTACTGCAAATATTGAAATTGATCCACACAAGATATGTCCAAAAAATGGGGTATATTATGTGAAAGTTAAGATTAAAGATGAATTTTTTTACGGGATGATGAACATAGGAATGCGTCCTACCATACAAGGTTTACAAAAACAAATTGAAGTTCATATACTTGAATTTGATAGGGATTTATATGGAAAAGAAATTGAAATTTATTTCTATGATAGAGCACGTGATGAGATCAAATTTTCTTCATTAGATGAACTTAAGGCTAGATTGATTTTGGATAAAAAAAATACACAAAACTATTTTAAAGATTTATATAATTAA